The segment GTCTATATCCACCCCTACAGCGATCCGCTGGTGATGGCGGGGAACGCGGTGATCGGGCTGGAGTTGCTGGAAGACCTGCCGGATGTGGATGCCGTGGTGGTGCCGTGGGGCGGCGGCGGGTTGTGCTGCGGCATCGCCTCGACCATCAAGGCGTTGAAACCGGAGTGCAAGGTCTATGCCTGCGAAGTCGATACCGGGGCACCACTGGCGGCAGCATTCGCGGCGGGCGAATTGGTGGATGTGCCTTTTACGCCCAGCTTCGTGGACGGCATCAGCTCGCCGTTCGTGAATCAGGAGATGTGGGCGCTGGCGCAGGAGCTGGTGGATGGATCGCTGGTGGCGACACGGGCGCAGATCGCGGCGGCGTTGAAATTGATCGTGGAGCGGAACCGGGTCGTGCCCGAAGGGGCCGGGGCGACAGCGGTTGCCACGGCGCTGGCGGGATTGGCCGGTGGCGGGAAAGTGGCGTGCATCGTTTCGGGCGGGAACATCGACCTGAAGACGTTGATCACGGTGCTGGAGGGCGGGGTTCCGGCGTAAGAAAACCCAGCAGTTCAGAGGTCGAAGTGCCACCGGTGGTACCATACGTTCGAGGTGCCAGATGGAGAAGACGACCGTCTACTTTCCGATCGAACTCAAGCAACGTGTCAAGACGATGGCCCGCCGCAGCGGGAAATCGGACGCAGAGATCATCCGCGCCGCGGTCGAGATGTTTACCGATCCAGCACGCAACCCTGCCCCCTGGCCGAAATCGGCAGGAATTGGGCGCAGCGGTCGTGTCCAGTCTGAGCATGTCGACGACTGGATGAAAGAGACCTGGGACCGCGATTGGTAATTCTCGATACATCCGCTCTGGTTGCATTTCTTGACGCCGAGGATCGGTGGAATGTTCCTGTGACCCGGGCGCTGCGTTCGCACGCAGGCACCCTGGTGATTCCGGTTGCGATCCTGTCAGAGGTTGCTCATTTCATCGAGCGAGACCTTGGGCAACACGCATTGCGCGTTTTCGTCGACGACATTGTTACTGGCTCGTTTAGCGTCGACTGTGGCGAGCAGGATTGGCCGCGTGTGCTCGAACTCGTCGACCGCTACGCTGATCTCGAACTTGGACTCGCCGATGCCGCCGTTATTGCCTGTGCCGAACGCCGAAAGGTTCCTGTGGCGACGCTTGATTTCCGCCACTTTGGCGCGGTTGCTCGTGAAGGCGCCATCGACCTGCTCCCAATTGCGATCCGGCCATAGTCTTTACAGGCTGACACGGCCGACGGCGTCCCGGGTCAGGGCGGTTGTTGTCGCTTCCACACTGCTCTAGAATGCCTCCATGCCATACGTATGGCATGGAGGCATTCTC is part of the Thermomicrobiales bacterium genome and harbors:
- a CDS encoding threonine/serine dehydratase; its protein translation is METTDSQTAMQWNPVSLEEARAARERTREITVRTPLVRFDYDTDAQIYLKLECLQPIRSFKLRGSANAILAAGREALADGVWTSSAGNMAQGVAYTAREIDIPAVVYMPDTAPQAKIDNVKRYGGEVRILPVMEWAEVFRDRRNPGGSGVYIHPYSDPLVMAGNAVIGLELLEDLPDVDAVVVPWGGGGLCCGIASTIKALKPECKVYACEVDTGAPLAAAFAAGELVDVPFTPSFVDGISSPFVNQEMWALAQELVDGSLVATRAQIAAALKLIVERNRVVPEGAGATAVATALAGLAGGGKVACIVSGGNIDLKTLITVLEGGVPA
- a CDS encoding CopG family transcriptional regulator; this translates as MEKTTVYFPIELKQRVKTMARRSGKSDAEIIRAAVEMFTDPARNPAPWPKSAGIGRSGRVQSEHVDDWMKETWDRDW
- a CDS encoding PIN domain-containing protein, with product MVILDTSALVAFLDAEDRWNVPVTRALRSHAGTLVIPVAILSEVAHFIERDLGQHALRVFVDDIVTGSFSVDCGEQDWPRVLELVDRYADLELGLADAAVIACAERRKVPVATLDFRHFGAVAREGAIDLLPIAIRP